In the Candidatus Roizmanbacteria bacterium genome, ATAGGAAGTACGCCACCATCAATCCTTCCAGTCCACCCGGGAAAGTGAAAGGTATTGAGTTGAAACGTGCTCAATCTTTTTGCATTTAATAAAAATACTTTTTTGTTAAAGCTATTCTCGACGATCTGAACAGACGCTCGCCCCTTGATCACTTTGTAAGGATTTTTTGGAACCTGATATTTTGATATATCAAAGATACTTGTATCATACTGAGACTTTCTCAGGGGTACTCCTCTGGGACTAAACTCAAACGAACTTGAACTTACATTCCATGCGATCTCGTTAAATGATGTTAATTCACTATCTTTTTTATACACATAATTTTCTGGTTTAAAGTATTTTTGATACTGAAGAATTGTTCCGGTAATGACAATTAATGATAAAAACATTATTACTCTATCATTCCCGACCCGATCGGGAATCCAATTTATTGGGTTTCTGGATCCCCGCTTGCGCGAGGATGACAATACCTCATGTATATATTCGAAACTGTAGCCACCAAGCAAAGAAATAAATATTCCCGCAAAGGTTAAAAACCTCCATGGAAACTGCAGGTACTGAAGTGGTTGAATAGCGTCCCAAATGATTCGCGAATACTCGGTCGTCATGAAAAGACTGAATAATAACATTGCAACGTAGACCGCATATCGTATAGCGTATTTCGTATCAATTTTTTTCTTCAATATTAAGAATAAGAACAAAATGAGTGATAGAACGGCCAGACCAATTTGTATTTTTCCAAGTTGAAAACTCATACCATCCGTGAGTCCAAGCCCAGAGCCACCATATCCCCACTGAGAAAACCAGAGTTGAGACGGCTGGATAAAGTGAATTGAGTATGAAGCAAGTTCCTTTGTGAGAATCGAGTCTACTAGCGTAAACTTTCTTTCAAGCATTGAAGGAAGCCAATAAAAAGCTGACAGCAGCGCTCCCAACAAACCTCCTAGAGCAACGTAAACTACATACTTAAACCTTTTTGAGACATAGAAAGAAGAGCCTAGAACATAAATCGCGCAGAAAAAAATAAAAGGAAAAGCCACAAAGACATGACTCATAATGAGTAGGGCCACAATTACACCAAAGAACACAGCGCGTCTGACCGTTGCTTTTTCTCGTAAGAGTTCTAAACTCAAAAATGCAAAAGGCAGAAGGTTCATCCCATAAAATTCGGCAAATGCCCCTCGTACATAAACCAAAACAGCATGGTATGTAAAAAAAGTAAACAAAGTTGCGGTTACTAAACCTACAACCTTTGATCTTATAACCTTCAAACCTAATAGATACATTCCCACTGCCCCCAACAAATATCCAGAGATTATCATTGCCTTAACCGACCAAATATACGACGCGCCGATAAGCCTGTACATTTCCGAAATATAATAAATAAACGGAGGGTAAAAATTAAAGAGCGGGTACCCAAAGTTGAATCCAAGTACGTCGACCCATCGAGGAAACAAATATCCCTGATGGATCCCTTGATCTAGTAAAAATAGCCTTGCGATATGCTGAAAGTCGTGCACTGAAAAGTACCATGGATTTAACAAACTTACAAATGAGGGAATTGCTATAATCAGAAGTAGCAGGAAGTACATTTCAGAACATTATAATGGATACACTAAGTCAAGAGGAACTAAAGAGAAGAGGATTTATTAGCACCATAAGTCTATTTTTTCAGAGTGGTTATTCTGCGGTTCTTGGACTTATTGCCAATCTTATCGTTACGATTCTTCTCAGTCCACATGTCTTTGGGATCTATATAACAGTCCTGTCGATAATAGCCCTCTTCAACTACTTCTCAGACTTTGGACTTGCCGCTTCACTCATACAGAAAAAGGAGATGACGGAAGAGGACATTAAAACCACCTTTACAATTCAACAGACTTTGATAGTTACCTTAATCACTATCGGTTTTTTTGCCACTACGTTCGTACGAAAGTTCTACAATCTTCCTCAGGAAGGCATGTATCTCTACTGGTCACTACTATTTGCTTTTTTCATCTCGTCTCTTAAAACTATCCCATCCGTTTTCCTTGAAAGACATATTAAATTTAACAAGGTCGTATATGTACAGGTAGTTGAGAATACCTTATTTTATGCAGCAGTTTCGATACTCGCAATAATGGGTTTCGGCTTGATGAGTTTCACTTACGCAGTGATGATCCGCGCCGTATCAGGACTAATCCTCATCTATAGAATATCACCGTGGACCCCTCAGTTTGGATTCAACAAACAATCTTTAAAAATACTGCTCTCATTTGGTGTTCCATTTCAGGCTACCTCTTTTCTAGCCTTATTTAAGGATGATCTCATAGTGCTCTTCCTTGGAAAAATCCTCGGGTTTGAGCTATTAGGTTACGTCGGTTGGGCGAAGAAATGGGCAGATGCACCTCTCAGGGTATTTATGGACAATGTAGGAAGAGTCTTGTTCCCCGTAATGTCTCGTGTTCAGGATAATAAAGAAAGACTTCGAAGCATCAGCCAAAAACTACTTTACTATCAGACTATGCTACTAGCGCCCGTTATGATCGGTATGATGTTTGCCTTACCATTACTCGTTACTTTGATACCTCAGTACACTAAATGGCAACCCGCCATACCTCTCTTTTATATTTTTGCGCTATCATCACTCATTGTTTCTTTTTCTGCCCCATTCATGGCGCTGTTTAATGCTTTGGGAAAAGTGAAAATAACCTTCACATTTATGCTTCTTATAACCATAGTGACATGGATTCTCACTCCGATTCTTACTAAGAGGTATCAAGAATACGGATTCCCCATTACTCATTTAATTGTGTCATGTACCTTGGGACTTATTTTATTAAAGGTGCGCTCAACACTTGATATGAAAATTCTTCCATTCATCTTTAAACCACTACTATCAAGTGCAGGAATGGCAGTAATATTGTTCGGAGTTCAAAAACTATTTCCGGAAGCGAGTATTCCTCTTTTTATTATCATCTCCACTACGGGTGCTGTTTCGTACTTCGCGATTATGACCTATATATTCAATACAAATATTTATAGGGAACTCGTACAGTTTAAAAATAACAATGAATGATAAGCTTGCAATCATAACGGTCTCCTTCAATAAAAAAGCCGTCACTCAACTTATTGAGTCCCTCGCTCATCAGAATCACAAAAACTTTACTCTTTATATCGTTGACACATCAGGCAACAACGACACCTTCCCTCCACTTAACCTTAATGTGAAGGTTCTTAACCGGATAAATAAAGGATACGCTTACGGGATAAACGAAGGCATTAAAGAAGCTATGACAGATGGAGTTAACGCATTTTGCATAATCAATGACGATACATATGTTGAAAAGGATTTTACTCAAAAAGCTAATGCCTCAATAAAATCCCATCCAAGTTCCTTGATTGGAGGTAAGATATATTATGCGCCAGAACACGAATACCATAAAGACAGATATGCAAAAAAAGATCAAGGGAATGTACTTTGGTATGCGGGTGGAACCGTTGACTGGTCACATAGTCAACCGGGTCATCGAGGAGTAGATGAGGTCGATCTAAAACAATTTGATAAAGTGGAAGAAACGGAGTTCATTACGGGCTGCCTCATGCTCTTAGACAAGTCAGTTATCAACTCTCTTGGATTTCTCGATGAGTCGTACTTTCTCTACTATGAGGATGCCGATTACTGTGAGCGAGCAAAGAAACTAAATATTAAACTAATCTACGATCCATCTGTAAAGATCTGGCATCTCGTTTCACAGTCAACCGATGGGTCCGGATCTAAACTTCATCAAAAATATCAAAAGAAAAACCTCGTTAAGTTTGCTTTAAAGTATGCGCCTCTACGTACAAAGCTCCACGTATTGAAAAACTATTTTTTTGCTGTGTAATCCCCACGATCTCGAGCTACTTGTTGCTCGTTCTCAAATACTTCCAACACAACTGTACCGATTTTCGTTCCCGTACCTGGTTGGAATCCTCGTCTTTGAAATCCCTGTTCCCAGCTATTTAGAACCTCTTCTCGACGTTTGGGGTCTACCACACTCTCTCCTAGATGGGTCTTCGCCTTTCCAATAAAATGTGCTTCTTTTAACCTCTTACCAAAAAAGTCGAAGAGATGTTCATCTAATTTTACGATTTCCTTTCGCGCAACATCTTTAACCGCTGCCCACATCGCTCTTGTTCGCTCTATTCCTCTACGACGCTCCATAACTGCAAACTATACCACAAGTAGCCTCAAAGACAAGGATTAAAAAGAGATATAGCCGAGATCTTGGAGCTTGAGTAGAATGGATTTTAGATCGGTATTCTTAATGTAGAGATCTCCTTTTAGGTCGACTCCTGTTGGATTTCTCAATACCTCGACACCTTTGACCTTCTCGAGTCTAGTGTATTTATCTCCTGCCCAGTCAAGAAAAAACTTTCCAAACTCAAGAGCTGGAGTCTGAAAAATAGACGCACTTTGCTTAAATATAAATATTCTAGGCGGATGTTCACTAAACTGCTTCAAGTATGAGTCTCGTAACTCGTCCCCTTCTCTAAACTGAGGCAGTAGTGATGGATGTTTTCCAACCCATACACCCTTTTTACATAGAAAGATTCATTAGGTTCATACGGCCCAATGAAGTAATAATCTCCTTGATCGAGAACCTCATCAATAAAAGTTGCAGCGGGCCCCGCATTATGAATGGTCGGAAGTTTTTGAGTGTAGATCTTATATGCGGTGTTGAAGGAATTAACCAGGAGAAATATTCCCGTGAAAATAAAGAAAATTAATGTGATTAAGCGCACAACTCTACGCAAATCACTCAACCAGTCGTCCATTGCCTCTACGGAGCCTTTTGCGGGGTGGGTTTGATTTTGCTTTGGAAAATAACCAAAGAACAAAGACAGAGGATATTAGGCCAAGCACCAAAAACATCGAGGATTGGTAGTCTGTCTCCTTAAAATCCTGAAGTCCACTTCGTGGAGCTGAAAAAGACAACACCAGAAAGTACATAAGTCCCAAAACCAATTTTTGCAAACAGAAAAAGAACAGAGTTAGTGTGGAAATACCTGCTAAGGTACCTATCGGAAGATACAGATCGAGATACTTAATCTTGGTTAGAAGTGGTAGATAACCTGCGGAAAAGTTTGAGATTATTGTCCATGAAAACTTAAATGGATTAAAGTGAGGACCTCTTACATAGTTTGGAATACTGATGTAGTACTTAGTGTTGTAAACAAAGTTCGCAAAATAAAAATCGTTCCAAGTTTTTGTAAGAAAAAGGTTGAGAACAAAAATACCGTAAGGCAGTATCGACCACGCAATGAGACTCAGCAATTTTTTATCAACTTTAAACTTATAGAGATATGCATGCCAAAGATACAATACGGCTCCCATATATAGGAATGTAGCCGAGGACATAATCATGCAAAAAACAAAAAACGAGGAAACAAATAGACTTCTACCCAGCGACTTATTATCGAATGTCTCTGCTAAAAGAATCCAGAATGCGATGCTGAAAAAGAATACTGCAAGACTATCGGCCAAAAATAAATGGAACCAAAAATATAAAGAGGCAGCGGGATACAAAACAAAAAAAGCAAGAAATGGCTTTACCAAAGAAGGATGCTTTTTATAGATCCATCGTCCGAGTAACGCAAACCCACCGAATTGGGCAACCGCCCATAAAACTCTCGTAAGAACAAAGGACTTACCAGAAAGAAATAAAAAAATAGAAGAGATATACCATGCTAGAGGAAGATGATGATCCCAAAAATCTCTATACGGTAACCCACCATTGAGAATGACCTTTCCTCCGAGGAGATTTATATATTCGTCTGGGTAGTCTACGTATCTACTATTTAGCAGGAATAGACCAAAGATAATGCCCAGAAGCAAAATCGAGGTGTAATTTTTCCGTATTAGTGAACTTAGTTTCTCTAGTAAGACCATAACGATCTAAGTTTTTTTCTTTCAATTATCAACGTTAACAGATTAATCATAGCAAATATAATTATTACAGCATGTTTTAAACCCAGGTTATGCAGATCTCCCCATGTCCCATACAACACAAATGGATAGTAAGAAAACAATATTCCGATTAGAAATATCTGCATTCTTTTGATGAGTTCGAAGAAATACGGTATAAAAACAAACAGACTCATAAAGTACCAAGTCTGCACCTCCTGAAATATCGAAAGATACCCAACCAGCAATGTGACAGAACAAAATGCAACAATGTTTGATAGTGACGATTTTTTTTGAGCAATGACAAGCGGTAGGGTTATGTACTTGATACCTCCAGAGATGACGATAAACAATCTACCCAAAGTAGTGCGTTTTGACCAAAGCAACTGAATACCGATGAGTCCGAGCGAGACTGCGATCAAGTCATTGTGGTTATTCATCAGTCCCTCGATAATCACCAACGGATGAGTGGCAAAAAACATAGCCCATTCAGAGCTCATTTTATTCAAAGCTCGCACTGCGAGAAGATAAAAGATTGAAAAGAAAACCTTAAAGGTTATGAGCGAAAGGCTGAATTTACCAAGACCAAGAAGCGATGGTATAAGTGTCATGGGTAGAAACGTTGGCCCGTAAGGATAGGTTCTGTGTACCCAATGCATGAACCGGAGTTCTGGCGCAGAAGGAAAGTCGAGGGCTCTATGCAAATATGGATTTTGATGATAAAAAGTTAAGATCTTCGCATCAAACATGTAGTTAAAAAGGTCGTGAGATAGGAATGGGTATGCAAACAAAAGTATCACAGCTATGATTAGCGAAAGATGCAGAGCTGAGTATTTTTTATAGTTCTTTAAAAGATAAAGGTGAAAACCAGAGACTAGACAAATTAATGCTACAAATACAAAAGTTGAGTTGAGACGTTGGAAGTACCCAAACTGAATCATTACATTTCGAAACTGAGTCCAGAGATCAAAGTTGAGAAGTGTTAAGTTCAGATCTAGTAGAGAATAAGAATACAGTGCAAAAAGGGCCAATGTGATGCCGTATGCAATTACCATATTTGTATGTTCTATAATATACCTACATGCCCGATAAAATCAAAGCTCAAAACTCAGATCTCAAAACTGTGAATTCCCTATCGGTTCTTATCTATGCTCATAATGATGAGCTGAATATTGAGCGATGCATTGAAGGAGCTCAGCTAATATGCCGGAATATACTACTCATTGATATTGGTAGTACAGACAAAACCGTTGAAATAGCCAACAGACTAGGGGCTCAGATTGTGTCGCTAAAGCAAACCGAGTACGTAGAACTCGTGCGAATGACAGGAATAAAACAAGCAAAGACTGACTGGATCTTTATTTTGGACTCGGATGAGGTTGTTACCCCAGAGCTAGCTCGCGAAATAACTTCAGTAATCAGCGATCTGACATCTGAAAACCTGCCTGCCGGCAGGAATGGCCGACAACCGACAACTGCATATCGCATTCCACGCAAGAACATATTTAGTAAGAGCAAGTGGCTTAAACATGGCGGATGGTGGCCAGACTCACAAACACGACTTATCAAACGATCTGAGTTGGTAGATTGGCCAAGCGTTATCCACTCAACTCCACAAATAAATGGAGAACGCTCAGATCTAAAAGAACCGCTCATTCACTACTCACATGGCGACTTTAGTCAGATGGTTAAAAAGACAATTAAGTTTGAGGGAACGGAATCTGAGCTCCTTTACAAGGCTCACAAAAAAACAACAACATATACTTTTTTTAGAAAGTTCTTAGGAGAACTCTACCGTCGACTCATTATGCATAAAGGTTTCTTGGATGGAAAGGAAGGCATTGCCGAATCAATCTATCAAGCATACTCGAAGACAGTTACATACTTAATGCTCTATGAAAAATCAAGATAATGACAAGCTTGCACGCCGAAGTCGCCTGACGAAAGTGGGTCTATATGATCCTTATCTAGACGTACTTGGCGGTGGAGAGAAATATCTACTCCAAATGTTGTCCACATGTGAAGAGATGGGATACCAGCCAACTATCTTCTGGAATAAGAATCTTCAGAAGGAAATATCTCAACGTCTAAATATCAACTTTAGATCACTGACCTTTGAAAAAAACATTTTTATCGATCCATCAATTCACTCCTTCCAAAGATTCCTTAAACTAAAGGAGTTTGACGTATTCCTATATATCAGCGATGGAAGTTATTTCTTCTCGGGTGCTCGACGTAACATAGTTCACGCTATGGTTCCCTTAAAAAACCTTTATCTATCATCCTCTTTAAATAGAATTAAACATCTCAACTGGTCATTTGTAGCAAATTCATACTTCACTCAATCTCATTTGAAAAACTGGGGAGTCAACTCAACAGTTCTCTATCCATACTTGGATAAAAATTTCTTAGAAGCACCAATAAAAAAGAAGGAGCAGATCATTCTTTCGGTTGGTAGATTCTTTGGTCACCTTCATTCCAAAAATCATGAAAGAATGATAGATGTATTTTTAAAAAACAAAAAACTTTCGAATGGATATACTCTTATTCTTGCGGGTGGATTAAAAGATGAAGATCGTGAATACTTCGAGTCCCTCAAGGAAAAAATTGGGGATGTAAAAAACATCATTCTCAAACCGAATGTTTCCTACGATGAACTTCTTGGGCTCTACCTCAAAGCAAGGTATTACTGGCATTTTGCCGGCTTTGGAATAAATGACGTGAGCCATCCTGAATTGGTTGAACATTTTGGCATTACACCGATTGAGGCAATGGCAATGCGAGTTATCCCCTTTTGTTTTAATGCGGGTGGGCCAAAGGAGTTAATTGCTGACGGTGTCAATGGATTTTTATTCAATGATGAAGCTGAGCTTATCGGAAAGATGAGCAGCGTCATGAACGATGAAAAAAAACAAAATGAAATAGCTGAAAACGCACACAACTATGCGCTAAAAAACTTTTCTTTAGAAGTTTATAAACAAAATTTAAAAAAACTCATATGACCCTTCGAAATACTCAGGATAATATTGAGCAAAGTCTAAAACTGATATCTGTCGTAATCCCTGTCTATAAAAAAGTCGATGAGTTCATTAACTATCTAGACCATAATCTTATGTATCTGAAGGATTCTGAAATTATCGTAATCAATGATGATCCTTATCAGAGTATCAAGAATCGTCTCAGCAAGTATAACCTTCGACTTATCGAGAACTCAACAAACCTTGGCTTTGCAGGTACCATAGATATAGGAGTCCGATTAGCAAATCACAACTTCGTATTTCTTCTTAACTCCGATGTGAAATTACTCGACTCCTCTTTTCAAACCACTATTAAAAATTTGAGACTAACGAAAAATATTCGGCATTACTTTTGCACAGAAGGAGAAAGACGGAACTACTATTGGAAAAATAAACTTTTCTGGAATCAAGGACTTCTCCAGCACACAAAAGCTGACAATCTCATTGAAGGGGAAACTGGTTGGGTAGAGGGAGGATCGTCCATTATTCGCAAAGATCTGTATGAACAGATTGGTGGTTTCGATTCAATCTTCAGTCCTTTTTATTGGGAGGATATTGAGCTATCATACCGAGCGAGAAAGCATGGATATATCACATGGTTTGATCCAACCGTACTCGTAGAACATCATCACGAATCAACAATCGGAGCGTTTTGGAGTAAGGATCAAATTAAGACCATCGCTTATAGGAATCAGTTGCTCTGTAGCTGGAAAAATATCAAAGATACAAGAATTATTTTTCATTTCTTATTTCTCATTTCTTATTTAATTCGCAGTATTATTAATCGTGATTTTCCATTTATATATGGATTTTTTAAGGCCATTCCATTCCTTTTTAGTTCAAGGTTTTACAAAATAAGATAAAATAGCAATATGCTCGCACTCTTTAAACGAACGACTGTACTCCTGTTTCTCATCTGCCTTGGCTCCTTTCTCTTAACCATCTATAGAGCGGGAGATGTTTCTGTATGCACCAATGCCGATGAGTCCGCGTTCGGGTACAATGCGTTCTCGATACTTAAAACGGGAAGAGATGAGTATGGTACTTTTCTTCCACTGAGACTAAAGTCGTTTGGAGATAACAAGCTCCCACTTTATTCGTATTTTTCAATACCTTTCGTTGCTGCCTTAGGTCTGAATGATGTCGGGATTAGAGGTTTAAATATGCTTATATCAATTCTCCTGCCAATCGCTGTCTATTTCCTTACGATTGAACTTCTGGGTAAAAAATCGTATGGGCTGGTT is a window encoding:
- a CDS encoding oligosaccharide flippase family protein, which translates into the protein MDTLSQEELKRRGFISTISLFFQSGYSAVLGLIANLIVTILLSPHVFGIYITVLSIIALFNYFSDFGLAASLIQKKEMTEEDIKTTFTIQQTLIVTLITIGFFATTFVRKFYNLPQEGMYLYWSLLFAFFISSLKTIPSVFLERHIKFNKVVYVQVVENTLFYAAVSILAIMGFGLMSFTYAVMIRAVSGLILIYRISPWTPQFGFNKQSLKILLSFGVPFQATSFLALFKDDLIVLFLGKILGFELLGYVGWAKKWADAPLRVFMDNVGRVLFPVMSRVQDNKERLRSISQKLLYYQTMLLAPVMIGMMFALPLLVTLIPQYTKWQPAIPLFYIFALSSLIVSFSAPFMALFNALGKVKITFTFMLLITIVTWILTPILTKRYQEYGFPITHLIVSCTLGLILLKVRSTLDMKILPFIFKPLLSSAGMAVILFGVQKLFPEASIPLFIIISTTGAVSYFAIMTYIFNTNIYRELVQFKNNNE
- a CDS encoding glycosyltransferase family 2 protein; this translates as MNDKLAIITVSFNKKAVTQLIESLAHQNHKNFTLYIVDTSGNNDTFPPLNLNVKVLNRINKGYAYGINEGIKEAMTDGVNAFCIINDDTYVEKDFTQKANASIKSHPSSLIGGKIYYAPEHEYHKDRYAKKDQGNVLWYAGGTVDWSHSQPGHRGVDEVDLKQFDKVEETEFITGCLMLLDKSVINSLGFLDESYFLYYEDADYCERAKKLNIKLIYDPSVKIWHLVSQSTDGSGSKLHQKYQKKNLVKFALKYAPLRTKLHVLKNYFFAV
- a CDS encoding chorismate mutase, with the protein product MERRRGIERTRAMWAAVKDVARKEIVKLDEHLFDFFGKRLKEAHFIGKAKTHLGESVVDPKRREEVLNSWEQGFQRRGFQPGTGTKIGTVVLEVFENEQQVARDRGDYTAKK
- a CDS encoding glycosyltransferase family 2 protein, with product MPDKIKAQNSDLKTVNSLSVLIYAHNDELNIERCIEGAQLICRNILLIDIGSTDKTVEIANRLGAQIVSLKQTEYVELVRMTGIKQAKTDWIFILDSDEVVTPELAREITSVISDLTSENLPAGRNGRQPTTAYRIPRKNIFSKSKWLKHGGWWPDSQTRLIKRSELVDWPSVIHSTPQINGERSDLKEPLIHYSHGDFSQMVKKTIKFEGTESELLYKAHKKTTTYTFFRKFLGELYRRLIMHKGFLDGKEGIAESIYQAYSKTVTYLMLYEKSR
- a CDS encoding glycosyltransferase family 4 protein — protein: MKNQDNDKLARRSRLTKVGLYDPYLDVLGGGEKYLLQMLSTCEEMGYQPTIFWNKNLQKEISQRLNINFRSLTFEKNIFIDPSIHSFQRFLKLKEFDVFLYISDGSYFFSGARRNIVHAMVPLKNLYLSSSLNRIKHLNWSFVANSYFTQSHLKNWGVNSTVLYPYLDKNFLEAPIKKKEQIILSVGRFFGHLHSKNHERMIDVFLKNKKLSNGYTLILAGGLKDEDREYFESLKEKIGDVKNIILKPNVSYDELLGLYLKARYYWHFAGFGINDVSHPELVEHFGITPIEAMAMRVIPFCFNAGGPKELIADGVNGFLFNDEAELIGKMSSVMNDEKKQNEIAENAHNYALKNFSLEVYKQNLKKLI
- a CDS encoding glycosyltransferase family 2 protein, which produces MTLRNTQDNIEQSLKLISVVIPVYKKVDEFINYLDHNLMYLKDSEIIVINDDPYQSIKNRLSKYNLRLIENSTNLGFAGTIDIGVRLANHNFVFLLNSDVKLLDSSFQTTIKNLRLTKNIRHYFCTEGERRNYYWKNKLFWNQGLLQHTKADNLIEGETGWVEGGSSIIRKDLYEQIGGFDSIFSPFYWEDIELSYRARKHGYITWFDPTVLVEHHHESTIGAFWSKDQIKTIAYRNQLLCSWKNIKDTRIIFHFLFLISYLIRSIINRDFPFIYGFFKAIPFLFSSRFYKIR